A region of Arabidopsis thaliana chromosome 5, partial sequence DNA encodes the following proteins:
- the ADG1 gene encoding ADP glucose pyrophosphorylase 1 (ADP glucose pyrophosphorylase 1 (ADG1); FUNCTIONS IN: glucose-1-phosphate adenylyltransferase activity; INVOLVED IN: photoperiodism, flowering, starch biosynthetic process; LOCATED IN: heterotetrameric ADPG pyrophosphorylase complex, apoplast, chloroplast, chloroplast stroma; EXPRESSED IN: 28 plant structures; EXPRESSED DURING: 14 growth stages; CONTAINS InterPro DOMAIN/s: Glucose-1-phosphate adenylyltransferase (InterPro:IPR011831), ADP-glucose pyrophosphorylase, conserved site (InterPro:IPR005836), Nucleotidyl transferase (InterPro:IPR005835); BEST Arabidopsis thaliana protein match is: ADP glucose pyrophosphorylase large subunit 1 (TAIR:AT5G19220.1); Has 1807 Blast hits to 1807 proteins in 277 species: Archae - 0; Bacteria - 0; Metazoa - 736; Fungi - 347; Plants - 385; Viruses - 0; Other Eukaryotes - 339 (source: NCBI BLink).), with protein MASVSAIGVLKVPPASTSNSTGKATEAVPTRTLSFSSSVTSSDDKISLKSTVSRLCKSVVRRNPIIVSPKAVSDSQNSQTCLDPDASSSVLGIILGGGAGTRLYPLTKKRAKPAVPLGANYRLIDIPVSNCLNSNISKIYVLTQFNSASLNRHLSRAYASNMGGYKNEGFVEVLAAQQSPENPNWFQGTADAVRQYLWLFEEHNVLEYLILAGDHLYRMDYEKFIQAHRETDADITVAALPMDEQRATAFGLMKIDEEGRIIEFAEKPKGEHLKAMKVDTTILGLDDQRAKEMPFIASMGIYVVSRDVMLDLLRNQFPGANDFGSEVIPGATSLGLRVQAYLYDGYWEDIGTIEAFYNANLGITKKPVPDFSFYDRSAPIYTQPRYLPPSKMLDADVTDSVIGEGCVIKNCKIHHSVVGLRSCISEGAIIEDSLLMGADYYETATEKSLLSAKGSVPIGIGKNSHIKRAIIDKNARIGDNVKIINSDNVQEAARETDGYFIKSGIVTVIKDALIPTGTVI; from the exons ATGGCGTCTGTATCTGCAATTGGAGTTCTCAAGGTACCTCCTGCTTCGACTTCCAATTCCACCGGAAAAGCCACGGAGGCGGTTCCCACGAggactctttctttctcctcctctgtTACTTCATCCGACGACAAGATTTCACTCAAATCCACCGTCTCCCGTCTTTGTAAATCTGTTGTTCGCAGGAATCCGATCATCGTCTCTCCCAAAGCCGTCTCAGATTCTCAAAACTCTCAAACTTGTCTCGATCCTGATGCTAGCAGC AGTGTTTTGGGGATAATCTTAGGAGGTGGAGCTGGAACTCGTCTTTATCCACTTACGAAGAAGAGAGCGAAACCAGCTGTGCCTCTTGGTGCTAACTATAGGCTTATTGATATTCCTGTGAGCAACTGTTTGAATAGCAACATATCCAAGATCTATGTTCTTACTCAGTTCAATTCCGCGTCTTTGAATCGTCATCTTTCACGAGCTTATGCTAGTAACATGGGAGGTTATAAGAATGAAGGATTCGTTGAAGTTCTCGCTGCTCAACAGAGTCCTGAAAACCCCAACTGGTTCCAGGGGACAGCTGATGCCGTCAGGCAATACTTGTGGTTGTTCGAGGAGCATAATGTCTTGGAGTATCTCATTCTTGCTGGGGATCATTTGTATAGAATGGACTATGAGAAGTTTATTCAAGCACATAGGGAGACTGATGCTGATATCACAGTAGCTGCATTACCAATGGACGAGCAACGAGCCACTGCTTTTGGGCTGATGAAGATTGATGAGGAAGGACGTATTATTGAATTTGCTGAAAAACCAAAAGGGGAGCACCTAAAGGCCATGAAG GTTGACACAACAATTCTAGGTCTTGATGATCAGAGAGCCAAGGAGATGCCTTTCATTGCTAGTATGGGTATTTATGTTGTAAGCAGAGATGTAATGCTAGACTTACTACGGAATCAGTTTCCTGGAGCTAATGACTTTGGAAGTGAAGTCATTCCCGGTGCCACTTCCCTTGGACTGAGG GTGCAAGCTTACCTATATGATGGTTACTGGGAAGACATTGGTACTATAGAGGCATTTTATAACGCTAATCTTGGAATCACCAAGAAACCAGTTCCTGATTTTAG TTTCTATGACCGTTCTGCTCCGATCTACACACAGCCGCGTTATTTACCACCGTCTAAGATGCTTGATGCTGATGTTACTGACAGTGTCATCGGAGAGGGCTGTGTTATCAAG AACTGCAAAATTCATCACTCTGTGGTTGGACTCCGTTCCTGCATATCAGAAGGTGCTATTATTGAAGATTCGTTATTAATGGGAGCTGATTATTACGAG ACTGCTACGGAAAAGAGCCTCTTAAGCGCGAAAGGAAGTGTACCCATAGGTATTGGGAAAAACTCGCACATCAAAAGGGCCATCATCGACAAAAACGCACGTATCGGTGACAATGTCAAG ATCATAAACAGCGACAACGTGCAAGAGGCAGCGAGAGAGACTGATGGATATTTCATAAAGAGCGGAATTGTAACGGTTATCAAAGACGCCTTAATCCCAACCGGCACTGTCATCTGA
- a CDS encoding portal protein (unknown protein; BEST Arabidopsis thaliana protein match is: unknown protein (TAIR:AT4G24610.1); Has 1807 Blast hits to 1807 proteins in 277 species: Archae - 0; Bacteria - 0; Metazoa - 736; Fungi - 347; Plants - 385; Viruses - 0; Other Eukaryotes - 339 (source: NCBI BLink).), with protein MAQLQRPRIRSPLSENLPPSTFSQSPLKRNSNLSSPILVTPTLNDDESNDNMSIESVSDTGEGNELLFSDYDVEDEEEEEVIGRRYDEEEVFGDKSNSKLNRGMLKDKNLRIEVPFMNRRVTDCELELRRFALKNSTPASERRPHTLSSKGSVYWDLEDIRTPSAPPIMESGQEDSISLEIEKDIQKIEDEICGEAGVESSKQESMRSSSHLYRVEEFGERYFPNLTRFFVISFCGLVLMCLIMVWCSVKDSKTVEDSKISEICSDELEECHSISGQYAWQSLLAYDACIRLCLYEWSKGSTEASEFLRDECRILRGAFGLHKFLLQPRGVRSSEKNNNVKAEPKPSLKSKNVVRKLRVEVKRLRLIPQRKLRGTDSLRSLMNMQIGMGAEYCRQVSSLVKTGMTSIKQATLSAVSEEQFSCYLQMKSTAEGGQIEQGSSVCLQSGTGSYHVFFPESEGDALMIEVQDKKKSVQGKAMISITSLTENPNDNVRWWPIYHGEQECVGKIQLFIGSTTTSDEDCHIKNAPVVETLAYDLLLEAATRAQKFHPQNLRLDGSWKWLLSEFADYYGVSDSYTKLRYLSHVMNVATPTKTCLQLVHELLVPILMARSEKSLTRQEKSILMDCEIEIEKLMATVFENYKSLDENFPSGLADISCPVQVSATTALSSAVQVFTLLHDILSPEAQETLKNYLQTAAKKRCRKHMVDTDEYVSCNSEGFLLDSVTISTAYLKMKNLFLIISNEIEADIKITNEHVLPSSIDLANLAAVVYSTQLCHRLRAFLSAVPPSCPLPHVNELLIAVSDFERNLDSWGISPVHGGVDSRGLFHNYIMVWIHDMELRLLDRCRAEKVPWSGVITNHSTSPFAEDIYERIKDSLIEYEVVISRWPQYTLILENTASIVERAIVKSLEKQYNDILIPLKDSIPKRLNMHVQKLTRRQSSVLYSLPTQLGTFINTIKRVLDVLHPRVEDILRQWASCLPVVEDKKLIFGEQMNVITVLLRTKYRNYMQAAVDKLVSNTQSNKNTRLKRILEEIKDNEREVEVRERMKTLCLQITDSVSNLHDVFTSQIFVASCRLFWDRMAQVVLKFLEGRKENEVGYKGSYYALGIIEDTFASEMQRLQGNSLQEKDMEAPRSVIEARSILSRDNNANHSSYFYV; from the exons ATGGCTCAACTTCAACGACCTCGCATCAGATCTCCACTCTCCGAGAATCTTCCTCCTTCTACCTTTTCACAATCTCCACTGAAACGAAACTCAAACCTGTCATCGCCAATCCTCGTAACTCCAACTCTTAACGATGATGAATCAAACGATAACATGAGTATCGAATCGGTTTCGGATACCGGAGAAGGAAACGAATTGTTATTCTCTGATTAcgatgttgaagatgaagaggaagaagaagtgattgGGAGACGttacgatgaagaagaagtgtttggTGACAAGTCGAATTCGAAATTGAATAGAGGAATGTTGAAAGATAAGAATCTGAGAATTGAAGTTCCGTTTATGAATCGAAGAGTCACAGATTGTGAATTAGAGCTTCGGAGATTCGCATTGAAGAATTCAACTCCAGCTAGTGAACGACGACCACATACTCTGAGTTCTAAG ggTTCGGTGTATTGGGATTTAGAGGATATACGAACTCCAAGTGCTCCACCTATAATGGAAAGTGGACAAGAAGATAGCATCAGCTTAGAGATTGAAAAGGACATTCAGAAGATTGAGGATGAGATTTGTGGAGAAGCAGGAGTAGAGAGTAGTAAGCAAGAAAGCATGAGAAGCAGTTCACATTTGTATAGAGTTGAAGAATTTGGTGAAAGGTATTTTCCGAATTTAACGagattttttgtaatttcGTTCTGCGGACTAGTTTTGATGTGTTTAATCATGGTTTGGTGTAGTGTGAAGGACAGTAAAACTGTGGAAGATTCGAAAATCTCGGAAATTTGCTCAGATGAATTAGAAGAGTGCCATAGTATCAG TGGTCAATATGCTTGGCAAAGTCTTTTGGCATATGATGCTTGTATAAGACTATGTTTGTATGAATGGTCAAAGGGTTCTACTGAGGCGTCTGAGTTTCTGCGTGATGAGTGTCGTATTCTTCGAGGTGCATTTGG TTTGCACAAGTTTCTCTTACAACCTCGGGGTGTACGATCGTCtgagaaaaacaacaatgtgAAAGCGGAGCCAAAGCCATCCTTAAAGTCTAAAAACGTTGTCAGAAAGTTAAGGGTGGAAG taAAGAGACTTCGATTGATACCACAGCGAAAACTTAGAGGCACAGATTCGCTGCGGAGTTTAATGAATATGCAAATAGGAATGGGGGCAGAGTATTGCAGACAAGTTTCATCACTTGTAAAAACTGGGATGACTTCTATTAAACAGGCTACCCTTTCAGCAGTTTCAGAAG AACAATTCTCTTGCTACCTTCAAATGAAGAGCACAGCAGAAGGTGGTCAAATTGAACAAGGATCTTCTGTTTGTTTGCAGTCAGGAACTGGAAGTTACCATGTCTT CTTTCCTGAGTCCGAAGGCGACGCTCTTATGATAGAAGTTCAAGATAAGAAGAAATCAGTTCAAGGAAAAGCAATGATTTCTATCACATCATTAACTGAAAATCCG AATGATAATGTCAGATGGTGGCCTATATACCATGGTGAACAAGAATGTGTTGGCAAGATCCAGCTCTTTATTGGTAGCACAACCACGTCCGATGAAGACTGTCACATAAAG AACGCACCTGTTGTGGAGACACTAGCATATGATTTGCTACTAGAAGCGGCTACACGTGCCCAAAAATTCCATCCTCAAAACTTAAGGCTGGATGGATCTTGGAAATGGCTGTTAAGCGAATTCGCAGATTATTATGGAGTTTCTGATTCATATACCAAGTTGAG ATATCTCTCACATGTAATGAATGTGGCAACTCCAACAAAAACCTGCTTACAACTTGTTCATGAGTTACTTGTGCCCATCCTAATGGCTCGAAGTGAGAAGAGTTTAACCAGACAAGAG AAAAGTATCTTAATGGATTGTGAAATAGAGATAGAAAAACTCATGGCAACTGTTTTTGAGAACTACAAGTCCTTAGATGAAAACTTCCCTTCAGGATTGGCAGACATATCTTGTCCGGTGCAAGTATCGGCAACAACAGCACTTTCTTCAGCTGTTCAGGTTTTTACCCTCCTTCATGATATATTGTCTCCAGAAGCACAAGAAACTTTGAAGAATTACCTCCAG ACAGCAGCAAAGAAGAGGTGTCGGAAGCACATGGTTGATACCGATGAGTATGTTTCCTGCAACTCTGAAGGTTTTCTTTTGGACTCCGTCACAATTTCTACAGCCTACctgaaaatgaagaatctttttctaatcataaGCAATGAGATAGAGGCTGATATAAAGATCACCAATGAGCATGTACTCCCAAG CTCAATCGACCTAGCGAATCTAGCTGCTGTCGTATACAGCACTCAGCTGTGTCACCGGCTCAGAGCATTTCTGTCAGCAGTTCCACCATCCTGCCCACTGCCTCATGTCAATGAGCTTCTCATAGCAGTTTCagattttgaaagaaacctCGATTCATGGGGAATCAG CCCAGTACATGGTGGTGTAGACTCTAGGGGGTTGTTCCACAACTACATAATGGTTTGGATACATGATATGGAACTTAGACTACTTGACCGATGCAGAGCAGAAAAG GTTCCATGGTCTGGTGTAATAACAAATCACTCAACATCCCCATTTGCTGAAGACATATATGAGAGAATAAAAGATTCTCTTATAGAGTATGAAGTGGTGATTAGTCGATGGCCACAATACACATTGATCTTGGAAAAT ACTGCTTCAATTGTAGAGAGAGCCATTGTTAAATCACTGGAGAAGCAATACAATGACATTCTAATTCCTTTAAAAGATAGCATTCCAAAGAGGCTAAATATGCATGTCCAGAAGCTGACAAGAAGGCAATCATCGGTTCTCTACTCTCTTCCAACTCAA CTGGGAACTTTCATCAACACAATAAAGAGAGTTCTTGATGTTCTACATCCCAGAGTTGAGGATATCTTGAGACAATGGGCGTCGTGTCTTCCTGTTGTAGAAGACAAGAAGTTAATCTTTGGGGAGCAGATGAATGTTATCACAGTCTTGCTCAGGACAAAATACAGAAACTACATGCAGGCCGCGGTTGATAAACTCGTTAGCAAT AcgcaatcaaacaaaaacacaaggCTGAAGAGAATCTTAGAAGAGATAAAAGACAATGAGAGAGAAGTGGAAGTCCGTGAACGTATGAAGACGTTATGCTTACAAATCACAGACTCAGTCTCAAATCTGCATGATGTCTTCACAAGTCAGATATTTGTGGCTTCGTGCCGCCTTTTCTGGGATAGAATGGCACAAGTGGTATTGAAGTTTCTTGAAGGAAGAAAGGAAAACGAAGTAGGGTACAAAGGCTCTTACTATGCTCTTGgg ATAATTGAGGACACGTTCGCATCAGAAATGCAGAGGCTACAAGGGAACTCACTACAAGAGAAGGATATGGAAGCTCCTCGTTCGGTCATTGAGGCACGTTCCATTCTCTCCAGAGACAACAACGCCAATCACTCTTCTTACTTCTATGTCTAA
- a CDS encoding portal protein (unknown protein; FUNCTIONS IN: molecular_function unknown; INVOLVED IN: biological_process unknown; LOCATED IN: cellular_component unknown; EXPRESSED IN: 18 plant structures; EXPRESSED DURING: 13 growth stages; BEST Arabidopsis thaliana protein match is: unknown protein (TAIR:AT4G24610.1).) produces MAQLQRPRIRSPLSENLPPSTFSQSPLKRNSNLSSPILVTPTLNDDESNDNMSIESVSDTGEGNELLFSDYDVEDEEEEEVIGRRYDEEEVFGDKSNSKLNRGMLKDKNLRIEVPFMNRRVTDCELELRRFALKNSTPASERRPHTLSSKGSVYWDLEDIRTPSAPPIMESGQEDSISLEIEKDIQKIEDEICGEAGVESSKQESMRSSSHLYRVEEFGESVKDSKTVEDSKISEICSDELEECHSISGQYAWQSLLAYDACIRLCLYEWSKGSTEASEFLRDECRILRGAFGLHKFLLQPRGVRSSEKNNNVKAEPKPSLKSKNVVRKLRVEVKRLRLIPQRKLRGTDSLRSLMNMQIGMGAEYCRQVSSLVKTGMTSIKQATLSAVSEEQFSCYLQMKSTAEGGQIEQGSSVCLQSGTGSYHVFFPESEGDALMIEVQDKKKSVQGKAMISITSLTENPNDNVRWWPIYHGEQECVGKIQLFIGSTTTSDEDCHIKNAPVVETLAYDLLLEAATRAQKFHPQNLRLDGSWKWLLSEFADYYGVSDSYTKLRYLSHVMNVATPTKTCLQLVHELLVPILMARSEKSLTRQEKSILMDCEIEIEKLMATVFENYKSLDENFPSGLADISCPVQVSATTALSSAVQVFTLLHDILSPEAQETLKNYLQTAAKKRCRKHMVDTDEYVSCNSEGFLLDSVTISTAYLKMKNLFLIISNEIEADIKITNEHVLPSSIDLANLAAVVYSTQLCHRLRAFLSAVPPSCPLPHVNELLIAVSDFERNLDSWGISPVHGGVDSRGLFHNYIMVWIHDMELRLLDRCRAEKVPWSGVITNHSTSPFAEDIYERIKDSLIEYEVVISRWPQYTLILENTASIVERAIVKSLEKQYNDILIPLKDSIPKRLNMHVQKLTRRQSSVLYSLPTQLGTFINTIKRVLDVLHPRVEDILRQWASCLPVVEDKKLIFGEQMNVITVLLRTKYRNYMQAAVDKLVSNTQSNKNTRLKRILEEIKDNEREVEVRERMKTLCLQITDSVSNLHDVFTSQIFVASCRLFWDRMAQVVLKFLEGRKENEVGYKGSYYALGIIEDTFASEMQRLQGNSLQEKDMEAPRSVIEARSILSRDNNANHSSYFYV; encoded by the exons ATGGCTCAACTTCAACGACCTCGCATCAGATCTCCACTCTCCGAGAATCTTCCTCCTTCTACCTTTTCACAATCTCCACTGAAACGAAACTCAAACCTGTCATCGCCAATCCTCGTAACTCCAACTCTTAACGATGATGAATCAAACGATAACATGAGTATCGAATCGGTTTCGGATACCGGAGAAGGAAACGAATTGTTATTCTCTGATTAcgatgttgaagatgaagaggaagaagaagtgattgGGAGACGttacgatgaagaagaagtgtttggTGACAAGTCGAATTCGAAATTGAATAGAGGAATGTTGAAAGATAAGAATCTGAGAATTGAAGTTCCGTTTATGAATCGAAGAGTCACAGATTGTGAATTAGAGCTTCGGAGATTCGCATTGAAGAATTCAACTCCAGCTAGTGAACGACGACCACATACTCTGAGTTCTAAG ggTTCGGTGTATTGGGATTTAGAGGATATACGAACTCCAAGTGCTCCACCTATAATGGAAAGTGGACAAGAAGATAGCATCAGCTTAGAGATTGAAAAGGACATTCAGAAGATTGAGGATGAGATTTGTGGAGAAGCAGGAGTAGAGAGTAGTAAGCAAGAAAGCATGAGAAGCAGTTCACATTTGTATAGAGTTGAAGAATTTGGTGAAAG TGTGAAGGACAGTAAAACTGTGGAAGATTCGAAAATCTCGGAAATTTGCTCAGATGAATTAGAAGAGTGCCATAGTATCAG TGGTCAATATGCTTGGCAAAGTCTTTTGGCATATGATGCTTGTATAAGACTATGTTTGTATGAATGGTCAAAGGGTTCTACTGAGGCGTCTGAGTTTCTGCGTGATGAGTGTCGTATTCTTCGAGGTGCATTTGG TTTGCACAAGTTTCTCTTACAACCTCGGGGTGTACGATCGTCtgagaaaaacaacaatgtgAAAGCGGAGCCAAAGCCATCCTTAAAGTCTAAAAACGTTGTCAGAAAGTTAAGGGTGGAAG taAAGAGACTTCGATTGATACCACAGCGAAAACTTAGAGGCACAGATTCGCTGCGGAGTTTAATGAATATGCAAATAGGAATGGGGGCAGAGTATTGCAGACAAGTTTCATCACTTGTAAAAACTGGGATGACTTCTATTAAACAGGCTACCCTTTCAGCAGTTTCAGAAG AACAATTCTCTTGCTACCTTCAAATGAAGAGCACAGCAGAAGGTGGTCAAATTGAACAAGGATCTTCTGTTTGTTTGCAGTCAGGAACTGGAAGTTACCATGTCTT CTTTCCTGAGTCCGAAGGCGACGCTCTTATGATAGAAGTTCAAGATAAGAAGAAATCAGTTCAAGGAAAAGCAATGATTTCTATCACATCATTAACTGAAAATCCG AATGATAATGTCAGATGGTGGCCTATATACCATGGTGAACAAGAATGTGTTGGCAAGATCCAGCTCTTTATTGGTAGCACAACCACGTCCGATGAAGACTGTCACATAAAG AACGCACCTGTTGTGGAGACACTAGCATATGATTTGCTACTAGAAGCGGCTACACGTGCCCAAAAATTCCATCCTCAAAACTTAAGGCTGGATGGATCTTGGAAATGGCTGTTAAGCGAATTCGCAGATTATTATGGAGTTTCTGATTCATATACCAAGTTGAG ATATCTCTCACATGTAATGAATGTGGCAACTCCAACAAAAACCTGCTTACAACTTGTTCATGAGTTACTTGTGCCCATCCTAATGGCTCGAAGTGAGAAGAGTTTAACCAGACAAGAG AAAAGTATCTTAATGGATTGTGAAATAGAGATAGAAAAACTCATGGCAACTGTTTTTGAGAACTACAAGTCCTTAGATGAAAACTTCCCTTCAGGATTGGCAGACATATCTTGTCCGGTGCAAGTATCGGCAACAACAGCACTTTCTTCAGCTGTTCAGGTTTTTACCCTCCTTCATGATATATTGTCTCCAGAAGCACAAGAAACTTTGAAGAATTACCTCCAG ACAGCAGCAAAGAAGAGGTGTCGGAAGCACATGGTTGATACCGATGAGTATGTTTCCTGCAACTCTGAAGGTTTTCTTTTGGACTCCGTCACAATTTCTACAGCCTACctgaaaatgaagaatctttttctaatcataaGCAATGAGATAGAGGCTGATATAAAGATCACCAATGAGCATGTACTCCCAAG CTCAATCGACCTAGCGAATCTAGCTGCTGTCGTATACAGCACTCAGCTGTGTCACCGGCTCAGAGCATTTCTGTCAGCAGTTCCACCATCCTGCCCACTGCCTCATGTCAATGAGCTTCTCATAGCAGTTTCagattttgaaagaaacctCGATTCATGGGGAATCAG CCCAGTACATGGTGGTGTAGACTCTAGGGGGTTGTTCCACAACTACATAATGGTTTGGATACATGATATGGAACTTAGACTACTTGACCGATGCAGAGCAGAAAAG GTTCCATGGTCTGGTGTAATAACAAATCACTCAACATCCCCATTTGCTGAAGACATATATGAGAGAATAAAAGATTCTCTTATAGAGTATGAAGTGGTGATTAGTCGATGGCCACAATACACATTGATCTTGGAAAAT ACTGCTTCAATTGTAGAGAGAGCCATTGTTAAATCACTGGAGAAGCAATACAATGACATTCTAATTCCTTTAAAAGATAGCATTCCAAAGAGGCTAAATATGCATGTCCAGAAGCTGACAAGAAGGCAATCATCGGTTCTCTACTCTCTTCCAACTCAA CTGGGAACTTTCATCAACACAATAAAGAGAGTTCTTGATGTTCTACATCCCAGAGTTGAGGATATCTTGAGACAATGGGCGTCGTGTCTTCCTGTTGTAGAAGACAAGAAGTTAATCTTTGGGGAGCAGATGAATGTTATCACAGTCTTGCTCAGGACAAAATACAGAAACTACATGCAGGCCGCGGTTGATAAACTCGTTAGCAAT AcgcaatcaaacaaaaacacaaggCTGAAGAGAATCTTAGAAGAGATAAAAGACAATGAGAGAGAAGTGGAAGTCCGTGAACGTATGAAGACGTTATGCTTACAAATCACAGACTCAGTCTCAAATCTGCATGATGTCTTCACAAGTCAGATATTTGTGGCTTCGTGCCGCCTTTTCTGGGATAGAATGGCACAAGTGGTATTGAAGTTTCTTGAAGGAAGAAAGGAAAACGAAGTAGGGTACAAAGGCTCTTACTATGCTCTTGgg ATAATTGAGGACACGTTCGCATCAGAAATGCAGAGGCTACAAGGGAACTCACTACAAGAGAAGGATATGGAAGCTCCTCGTTCGGTCATTGAGGCACGTTCCATTCTCTCCAGAGACAACAACGCCAATCACTCTTCTTACTTCTATGTCTAA